From the genome of Pukyongia salina, one region includes:
- a CDS encoding ROK family protein, whose protein sequence is MSKEYIGVDLGGSSFNMGRVIKGMLVDEVKRDIDGKADEAAVLMELTSLLDKIITPDVQGIGIGVPGIVDPVPGIIYDIQNIPAWKEVHLKEILENRYDVPVALNNDANCFALAEKMFGKGREYRNFVGVTIGTGLGMGVIINNQLYNGVMCGAGEIGMLPYLDGIVEEYAASFFFTRNYSENARTVHENALKDQPQAIEAFHKFGHHLGEAIKMILFMFAPEVVILGGSIAKAHKFFETSMKESIGQFAYPRQTEGLRILISTHPNIAILGASALVMDLTSSD, encoded by the coding sequence ATGAGCAAGGAGTATATAGGAGTTGACCTGGGAGGCAGTAGTTTTAACATGGGCCGTGTAATAAAAGGGATGCTTGTGGACGAAGTAAAACGCGACATCGATGGGAAAGCAGATGAAGCCGCCGTACTAATGGAACTTACTTCATTATTGGATAAGATCATTACCCCCGATGTTCAGGGAATAGGGATAGGAGTTCCGGGCATTGTCGATCCTGTACCCGGTATTATTTACGACATACAGAACATCCCCGCCTGGAAGGAAGTACATCTTAAAGAGATTCTTGAAAACCGATACGATGTCCCTGTGGCGCTCAATAACGACGCGAATTGCTTCGCCCTGGCCGAAAAAATGTTTGGAAAGGGACGTGAATATCGCAATTTCGTTGGGGTTACTATAGGCACAGGCCTGGGCATGGGAGTGATTATTAATAACCAACTTTATAACGGCGTAATGTGCGGTGCAGGAGAGATTGGTATGCTGCCATATCTTGATGGCATCGTTGAGGAATACGCCGCCAGCTTCTTCTTCACACGCAACTATAGCGAAAATGCCAGGACAGTACACGAAAACGCTTTAAAAGACCAGCCTCAGGCCATTGAGGCGTTCCATAAGTTTGGTCATCACCTGGGAGAGGCCATAAAAATGATCCTATTCATGTTTGCCCCGGAAGTGGTCATCCTGGGAGGATCCATTGCAAAAGCCCATAAATTTTTCGAAACATCGATGAAAGAAAGTATCGGCCAATTCGCCTATCCCAGGCAAACAGAAGGCCTCCGGATCCTTATATCTACCCATCCAAACATCGCTATTCTAGGCGCCTCAGCCCTTGTGATGGATCTTACGTCTTCGGATTGA
- a CDS encoding MFS transporter, producing the protein MANSSSTKKYYHIVVLVMVVFFAISFITNILNSIIVDVKESFDLSLSLAGLLPFSFFIAYGVMSIPAGFLSEKYSDRTLLSVAFAAIIFACLVFVIFPGYIVFSLSLFFLGCSMAVLQVIINPMLRAAGGEEHFAFNSVLAQLVFGLASFASPYLYIYLVNKDSSGMAVTLRSLVPEELPWVSLYVVFAMIALLLYLIVRFTHYPTYAKKASEKSGDKQSYLHLLKNKWTLLYFFGIFCYVGTEQGIGNWISQFLNDYHGMDPQTTGANTVSYFWAMLTVGCVLGLLLLKIMDSRKLLIATSLVTIGCLIVAIFGSSEVALLAFPILGFFISVMWSIIFSLGLNSVKSHHGSLSGILCTGIAGGAIMPLIVGFIGDLVGLKAGILFLVLPLLFILSIGFWAKPLVNNSTFQRKKRSGV; encoded by the coding sequence ATGGCCAATTCTTCCTCCACCAAGAAGTACTACCACATTGTGGTGCTGGTAATGGTGGTATTCTTCGCCATATCGTTTATCACAAATATTCTCAATTCCATCATTGTAGATGTAAAGGAAAGCTTCGATCTAAGTCTAAGTCTAGCCGGCCTCCTGCCCTTTTCATTCTTTATCGCTTACGGTGTAATGTCTATTCCCGCAGGTTTTCTGTCTGAAAAATACAGCGATCGTACGTTACTTTCGGTTGCCTTTGCGGCCATAATATTTGCCTGCCTGGTCTTTGTGATCTTTCCCGGTTATATTGTATTTAGCCTAAGCCTGTTTTTCCTTGGCTGTAGCATGGCAGTATTACAAGTGATCATAAACCCCATGCTTCGAGCGGCAGGAGGCGAAGAGCATTTTGCGTTCAATTCGGTGCTGGCTCAACTGGTCTTTGGCCTGGCTTCTTTTGCAAGTCCCTACCTCTATATTTATTTAGTGAATAAAGACTCTTCCGGTATGGCCGTTACACTACGCAGCCTGGTTCCGGAGGAACTTCCATGGGTATCGCTCTATGTTGTTTTCGCCATGATCGCGCTCTTGTTATACCTTATTGTACGTTTCACACATTACCCCACTTATGCAAAGAAAGCGTCGGAAAAATCGGGAGACAAACAATCGTACCTTCACTTATTAAAGAATAAATGGACCCTGTTGTATTTCTTCGGAATATTTTGCTACGTGGGGACCGAACAGGGAATTGGGAACTGGATCTCCCAGTTTCTGAACGATTATCACGGAATGGACCCTCAAACAACCGGTGCGAATACAGTGTCTTATTTCTGGGCCATGCTTACGGTAGGATGTGTATTAGGGCTTTTATTACTGAAGATCATGGATAGTCGCAAATTACTTATTGCCACGAGTTTGGTTACGATTGGCTGTCTTATCGTTGCTATTTTTGGTTCTTCTGAAGTGGCTCTGCTAGCCTTCCCAATACTTGGTTTTTTTATATCGGTGATGTGGTCGATCATTTTTTCACTGGGATTGAACTCGGTGAAATCACACCATGGTTCCTTGTCGGGCATACTTTGTACAGGCATTGCCGGGGGCGCCATCATGCCCCTCATTGTGGGTTTTATTGGTGATTTAGTGGGGTTGAAAGCCGGAATCCTGTTCCTTGTCTTACCCTTATTGTTCATTCTTTCTATTGGTTTCTGGGCCAAGCCTCTTGTAAACAATAGCACCTTTCAACGTAAAAAAAGATCGGGCGTATGA